One Argentina anserina chromosome 6, drPotAnse1.1, whole genome shotgun sequence genomic window, TTCATCTAACAGAGAGGTGATCACCACTTgaatagttttgttttgtgtgTTGAAGTTGAAAACATTTTCTCGGACCTTCGGGTAGAGTAGCATTCTTCTCTTTAAAAAGAGTAGGTTAAATGCATGCCGTCTCTTTGGTGCCCCAGTGGACAACTTGCTTGTCCTATCTGAGCCAGTGGCATAGGGTTGGGTGTTTCCTCTAATGGAAATCCACCACAAAACAATTTGACAGGGTCTACTATGGAGTGCTCTATTGTATGTAGACATTAAATAGTATTTGTATAAAAAATTGACTTCAAAATGTAATGTGGACTATTAGATTTTGGGAATTTATATTTAAGTGGTGAGAATTTTGAGCTCCATACAATTGAGTGCTCCACTATAGACAAATCCCTACATGCATAGCtaaagatacatatatatagcaacGTAACTCTACAGTCTAtagttagaaagaaactaaCGAAACAACATAGCGCGGAGGTACGTATGGCTTAATGGCTAGGATAGGATCCGTGGGTGGCCTTATAAGATATATATGGGGGTGATTACGTGAGACTGGACTGCCATTTTGAAACCAGCAGTGTGTAGCTTCACAAGTACGTGTACACATACGTATAAGCAAACAATAACCATACATCGATGAGCATGTTGCAGACTTGCAGCAATTAGAAAAAGTAAACATCACACGTATAAAAAAAACCCCATGATGAACACACATCGAAACCCAGCAGTGGAAGACAGTGATATCAACATATATACCAGCAACTACATACATTTTTTAGCCAACATTTCACTTGAAGAAATAGCAAGCGCACGGTAAAACAAATGGTCTTTTTGCACCGGCTTCATAATAATAAAGGATTACTTGGATTGACACAAAGGGTTGCAAGCATTTGAAGCTAGCTAAGCGCAAACTTGACATCGAGAATTCGAGATGATACATTGATATGGGGTACAGAGTCTACAAAAACAAAGCATACAAAGACTGAAACAGGCAAATGCTTAGTACGTACAGAGTCTACAGACACAAAGCAACGTACGagcaatatatataaagtacatGTTGGCAGGGAATCGAAGGCATGAAGAATATGATCGGTGGTGGTGGCTCCATGCATGTATGGGAGTACATGCAGCGAATGAAACTGAAAATCGAACAGGAATAAGCAGGAATAATGATCAGGTAAACACGTTTTCCATCTTTAATTAAGCTTACGTAACCGTGctttcaatttctttgatGATCAACACACGCATATTAGTGTGAACTTTGAACTATATATGACTCTCAATACAAACACAAACATACGCAGGGCGTATGTTAACAACGTTTGCTTGAATTGTTCCTCCAAAACGCAgcttcacattatcatcttgACTTGGCCATTCAGCTCACCATGTAGATATTATAATCTTAGCAACAGTACATACGTATCACCAAATCATCTTGGAGCGAATTTAATTATCTGCGTCGAGATTAAAGTTAATTGGTAGGGTAGATTATTAAGAAAACTCACTTTACGGCAGATCGAGAACTAGTCGATCTCAATACAAACACAAACGTACGCAGGGCGTATGTTAACAACGTTTGCTTGAATTGTTCCTCCAAAACGCAgcttcacattatcatcttgGCTTGGCCATTCAGCTCACCATGTAGATATTATAAggcaaaattgtcaaaatacaccCCAAATTttactgaaattgtcaatttgcaccccgaacttgtatttgagcaAATTACCTCTTAAAcatggtaaaaattaccgatttacaccacatccattaaatttaactgtttctatccaattttgcatcacatgtcatgcacatgaggggtaatgttgtcattttctatttatatttttcttaaaaacaaataaaaatattctttaaaatgaggattatttttttaatcaaattatttatttacatcttttttctacatacttaaccatacttcgaattatatattcaacatacctaCCCATttaaatatagtgtgttgtgtatatatatatatattttatatgtatacattgttggaagaagaatgaaacgagaataataacgacgtaatgaaacagaacgtaaccgtttattgattgataatatgGCTTATATATAGGTATTACATAACTACAATCTCGTagttacagagatgcgaatctatctttAATAGGAAActtaataaggctaagacacacacaatggtataatagtaattctcccggaacacatttatttttaattttcaatgtatttatttatatttttctaatatcttttaacataccatatcacgtaaaataataaatatataaatcaataacatgtttcgaaaaaaaaacattgtaacaagtgttcctcttaaataattttattaatttatttcattattaaatatgaataaatatataatgacaatattgcccCTCAAATGGATGatatgtgacttaaaattggatggaaaacattaaatttaacgaatagggtgcaaatcgacaaatttttaccaaatttaggaggtaaattgactcaaatataaGTTCAGGATACAAATTAACAATTATGACCAAGTTTagagtgcaaatcggcatttttgTCATATTATAATCTTAACAATAGTACATACGTATCACCAAATCATCTTGGAGcgaatttaattatatgcggcgAGATTAAAGTTAATTGGTAGGGTAGATTATTGATAAAACTCACTTTACGGCAGATCGAGAACTAGTCGATCTCTAAAAGTCTCTAAGTCAGTCTACTTCTAAGAGAATTAGAGAAACAGTAGTTAAGTGATCCTCTGTATATCTATTTACAAAGTTCTTGGTTTATCATGtggtgaaaaaagaaaaatgtgcATGCAAGACTAAGTATATGAATTTTGATTTACTAGTAGCAAACTACGAGAGGGATTAAAATTCTATTAGTAACTTTTATTTTGATACTTTTCGTTAAACCTAATTATGTGTAATAGATAAGATTGATGCGAACCCAGTAATATTTCGAAAACCCAGTTCTATACAAACACATAAACCCCTGTTACTCTCCGGAAGCTTCTGTATAAATAGCAAATTTCAAAGTATATATGTTTTGATATGGTTTCATATTGTTAACATGATCAATGCATGCCTCAATGGACCAATTGTTTCTTTCGATGCCTATGGAATCGAACTATCAAGCGCACCCTAGTTTCACTGAAGATCCAGTTTTTTCGATGCCTATGGAATCGAACTATCAAGAGTACCCTAGTTTCATTGAAGATCCAGTTCTTTCGATGCCTATGGAATCGAACTATCAAGAGTACCCTAGTTTCATTGAAGATCCAGTTGATTTTTATTGGAATTCTCTTCCACCGGGTTTTCGGTTTGCCCCAAGTGATGCAGAGCTAATTCTATATTACTTGCAgaaaaagatgttgaagcagCAACTGCCCCTTAACAAGATCCGTGAAATCGATATTTATCAATACCATCCTCAAGACCTTGCTGGTTAGTCATCAGTACTCTTATacctctttttctttatgttTAGTTCTTAATTTCTCATATATAATGTGCTTTCTAAATTTGCAAATAGCAAGCTTCAATTGTCtctctttttctaatttagagttgtttttcttcttgaaaATTTATTAGTCTTTGAAAGAACATCGTTCTAATCCTACTAAGATAAATATACCGATTTAATCGTTTTCCATATATATCTCATGAGTTTGTCGTAAAATTATATCAAGTGTTTCCCTTGGATGTATTTTTTACTAGATATAACATAAATTATGCGAGTAATTTTAACACAAAGATCAAAAGCTTAGTGGCACATATAATCATAAATCTTCTAGCTAGGTTTTCCAtccttcatatttttcatataattttgaatttgaaatatgCAAATTTAGCACAAGTAACAAATTATCCATATGAAACACTTCTTGCTAGGGCTTAGAAATTGCAGGGATTAGAGTTCGGAACTTCGGATATATAGGTAAAGCTAGGTTTAGTTCTCCTCCGATGTAACAACAAATAACCAAATGTTCATCCGAATAAAAAATACAACTGACACAAAGAAACCAAATAATCTGTAcgttatatatttataagataAATTCTGATATAATTTAAACCAACATTGATATATTTTCCTTTAAAATTGTAGAGACACAGTTGAACAGACATGGAGAACAAGAATGGTACTTTTTCACTCCTAGGGAGCGAAAGTACGCCCATGGTTCAAGGCCAAATCGAACAGCAGACCATGGGAATGGATTCTGGAAGGTAACtggaaaagatgaagtcatCACATTAGCTTCTGGAGCTAGAATTGGATTCAAAAATACTCTGGATTACTTTGAAGGGACACattcagaaaaccaaaagaccAAATGGAAAATGCACGAGTATAGACTAAGAAAATcagagaaagatgaagatatTGCTGCTTCAAATGATGGCGAAAAACATCAACGAGACATGAAGGTAAGTATTTATAATCTTGACTCCAAGTTATATATCTCTCCGACTCTCTTCTaatattatgtttttatttcctACTTATTGTTATTTTGTAGTTAGATGATTGTGTTCTGTGTAAGATTTACACAAGCAACAGATGCAAGGAAGGGAAAAGAAAGAGGACTGCTGCAAAGAGATCACTCAATCCTGATGATCAAAATAAAGATGTTCATGAGCATGAAAATCAAGTTCAAGATTCTGGCGTCACTCATTGTCTTTCAGGACCCATCAACAACTTCAATAATCAGAACAATACACAGCACAACGTGCCAAGTTCATTTAACACCCATGTCATGAACTTTGAGCGTTCGTTGAAAGCCGATAAGAAGCCTCGAAAGTGATCATGTACCTAAATGTACCTGATCGATGGAATACACCAGTCTTTTCTCCATCCCCGAATTAttattatactatatatatataggtgacAAATTAATTAGAGAAAATCATAGAAACAATATCAaaccttttggaaaatatgcACTTTGCTGTCTAAtctttataaaatttcatatttGTGTTCCACCTTTCTACTTTAATATCGGATTGGTGTCTGGAGTTAACGGCTCCATTAAAATTaatagaattaaaaaaaaacttaggtAATCTTATCAGTTATCAGACACTCCTTGAAAAATAACTAGCCTTCAAcatgccaaaaaaaaatttcacctAACTACCTCATGTCTACTGTTATTTGGACTTGGCAGAATTACTGCTGACTTAACTAGGAAAGTGTTTAGACAAATTGTTAGAAATACCAGGATTAAAAGAAAACTAACATAAGTTtttaaacttaaaaaaaaaaacaacaa contains:
- the LOC126796945 gene encoding NAC transcription factor 32-like, with the protein product MESNYQAHPSFTEDPVFSMPMESNYQEYPSFIEDPVLSMPMESNYQEYPSFIEDPVDFYWNSLPPGFRFAPSDAELILYYLQKKMLKQQLPLNKIREIDIYQYHPQDLAETQLNRHGEQEWYFFTPRERKYAHGSRPNRTADHGNGFWKVTGKDEVITLASGARIGFKNTLDYFEGTHSENQKTKWKMHEYRLRKSEKDEDIAASNDGEKHQRDMKLDDCVLCKIYTSNRCKEGKRKRTAAKRSLNPDDQNKDVHEHENQVQDSGVTHCLSGPINNFNNQNNTQHNVPSSFNTHVMNFERSLKADKKPRK